From the Hyalangium gracile genome, one window contains:
- a CDS encoding LuxR C-terminal-related transcriptional regulator, with amino-acid sequence MREPVIAILSDQNLFREGLVQLLQSQGFHRVAEYRSAAELLGALTTSPPRLVLIDMDHGTDDPFPLLREFRHRAPRTTVVIIGTALQSGAAHANADAVLEMPSADAQVLRAVANLALAADQAGPVPPPSAEALHQRKLWSTLTPRQRDVLGFLSTGSDNLKIAANLGISERAVKAHVSALLSLFNAENRTELAVLACRAGMRPPIRTRPEPVPVAEPRTV; translated from the coding sequence GTGCGTGAACCAGTCATTGCCATTCTGTCGGACCAGAACCTGTTTCGAGAGGGGCTCGTCCAGCTCCTCCAGTCCCAAGGGTTCCACCGCGTCGCCGAGTACCGCTCGGCCGCGGAGCTTTTGGGCGCGCTGACGACCAGTCCGCCGCGACTGGTGCTCATCGACATGGATCACGGCACGGACGATCCGTTCCCGCTGCTGCGGGAGTTCCGCCACCGCGCGCCGCGGACGACGGTGGTCATCATCGGAACGGCGCTGCAGAGCGGCGCGGCCCATGCGAACGCGGATGCCGTGCTGGAGATGCCCTCGGCCGATGCCCAGGTGCTGCGCGCCGTGGCGAACCTGGCGCTGGCGGCCGATCAGGCAGGCCCTGTGCCCCCACCCTCGGCGGAGGCCCTGCACCAGCGCAAGCTCTGGTCCACGCTGACGCCTCGGCAGCGCGACGTGCTGGGCTTCCTCTCCACGGGCTCGGACAACCTGAAGATCGCCGCGAACCTGGGCATCTCCGAGCGGGCCGTGAAGGCCCACGTGTCCGCGCTGCTGTCGCTCTTCAACGCGGAGAACCGGACGGAGCTGGCCGTCCTGGCGTGCAGGGCTGGCATGCGCCCGCCCATCCGGACTCGGCCCGAGCCCGTCCCCGTGGCCGAGCCTCGCACCGTCTGA
- a CDS encoding DUF4202 family protein, with amino-acid sequence MLRRLLLSEVDTISEAREEWALLAEEFPTVDVLPLASGEGTQVLCLDVEEWQAPGFDPFTWDPRVFAAAGAECLSLHLVGARGKALARAAMELLTRYQGLIGRRNTASSADVFDRILERHRALHDLAKPLVRADYQHALDTWQWVLRLEPRADLAVQVAALFHDVERLLSEADARVEHKAENYQIFKDAHAALGAELTCALLEELQVDDTTCERVRWLVTRHERPGEDMALTLINDADALSFFSLNSSGFVRYFSPEHTRRKVAYTLARLRPEQRPRLERVRLAPSVRALVDAHLLEAPLGAREGAA; translated from the coding sequence ATGCTGCGGCGGCTACTGCTGTCCGAAGTCGACACCATCTCGGAGGCTCGGGAGGAGTGGGCGCTGCTCGCCGAGGAGTTCCCCACCGTGGACGTCCTGCCCCTCGCCTCGGGCGAGGGCACCCAGGTGCTCTGCCTCGACGTCGAGGAGTGGCAGGCGCCCGGCTTCGACCCCTTCACGTGGGATCCCCGCGTCTTCGCGGCCGCAGGCGCCGAGTGCCTCTCGCTCCACCTGGTGGGAGCTCGGGGCAAGGCGCTCGCTCGCGCGGCGATGGAGCTCCTCACGCGCTACCAGGGGCTCATCGGCCGGCGCAACACCGCCTCCTCGGCGGACGTGTTCGACCGCATCCTCGAGCGACACCGCGCCCTGCACGATCTGGCCAAGCCCCTGGTCCGCGCGGACTACCAGCACGCGCTGGACACCTGGCAGTGGGTGCTACGCCTGGAGCCGCGGGCCGACCTGGCCGTGCAGGTCGCGGCGCTCTTCCACGACGTGGAGCGGCTGCTCTCGGAGGCCGACGCCCGGGTGGAGCACAAGGCGGAGAACTATCAGATCTTCAAGGATGCCCACGCGGCGCTCGGCGCGGAGCTCACCTGCGCCCTGCTGGAGGAGCTCCAGGTGGACGACACCACCTGCGAGCGCGTGCGCTGGCTCGTCACCCGGCATGAGCGGCCAGGAGAGGACATGGCCCTCACGCTCATCAACGACGCGGACGCCCTCTCCTTCTTCTCCCTCAACTCCTCCGGCTTCGTCCGCTACTTCAGCCCCGAGCACACCCGCCGCAAGGTCGCGTACACCCTGGCCCGACTGAGGCCCGAGCAACGCCCACGCCTGGAGCGGGTCCGCCTGGCGCCGTCCGTGAGAGCGCTGGTCGACGCACACCTCCTGGAGGCTCCCCTCGGGGCACGGGAGGGCGCCGCATGA
- a CDS encoding NADPH-dependent FMN reductase yields the protein MKIQVIIGSIRPNRFAEKPAQWILQEVSKREGVEAELIDLKDYPLPFFAEPTPPARMNGNYPNEAVTRWSRKVAEADGYIIVSPEYNHGYSSVLKNALDHLYKEWSRKPVGFVGYGGVGGARAIEQLRLVALELEMAPIRGAVHIQADVFTAINNGKPDAYEPLKSTATRFLDQLLWWTRALKTAREQDGK from the coding sequence ATGAAAATCCAGGTCATCATCGGGAGCATCCGCCCCAACCGCTTCGCCGAAAAACCCGCTCAGTGGATCCTCCAGGAGGTCTCGAAGCGGGAAGGCGTCGAGGCCGAGCTGATCGATCTCAAGGACTACCCGCTGCCCTTCTTCGCGGAGCCGACGCCTCCGGCGCGCATGAATGGCAACTACCCGAACGAGGCCGTCACCCGCTGGTCCCGGAAGGTGGCGGAGGCGGACGGCTACATCATCGTCTCGCCCGAGTACAACCACGGGTACTCGTCCGTCCTCAAGAACGCGCTGGACCACCTCTACAAGGAGTGGAGCCGGAAGCCCGTGGGGTTCGTGGGCTACGGCGGCGTCGGCGGGGCGCGCGCCATCGAGCAGCTGCGGCTGGTCGCCCTCGAGCTCGAGATGGCGCCCATCCGGGGCGCCGTGCACATCCAGGCCGACGTGTTCACGGCCATCAACAACGGAAAGCCGGATGCCTACGAGCCGCTGAAGTCCACCGCCACCCGGTTCCTCGACCAGCTCCTGTGGTGGACCCGGGCCTTGAAGACGGCCCGGGAGCAGGACGGCAAGTAG
- a CDS encoding GspE/PulE/PilB domain-containing protein, with product MARKLGEQLVSEGVLTPAMLARALERQKATGQKLGECLVRLGLDETPVLRLLAQEFKTRFVSTAKLAQARIEPALIERVPVRLAEGFDFMPLRLDDAGGLYVAIAEPQRQRAVEEICRTVGVSRVLPFVAVRRAIRAAIRKHYYADAQAFEHMPDDDACPHCGAPIMEGDFQCARCELLLVRSPDDLPPRDNVSLVRALLTSPERQMAREVPAPPHLDKTRVSSFSPDAAVVARIPRIIGGLDIAEKPLNPFEAYILSFVDGRTSISDIARITSLSGVELHAIFESLAERGITQLASPAPAPTRSPPPPAPARSPSPPPAPPPAPAAPAAPRGEDATQGVLQRVVQLERSGKIEEAIETLERGISQQPRPAPLYNRLGMILLNQRRDYAKATALFQKAADLDPDNSTYMMNLYTVLSLKAEATSPGKRKAKR from the coding sequence ATGGCGCGCAAACTCGGGGAGCAGCTCGTCTCGGAAGGTGTCCTGACGCCCGCGATGCTGGCCCGAGCGCTCGAGCGGCAGAAGGCCACGGGGCAGAAGCTCGGGGAGTGTCTGGTGCGGCTCGGACTGGACGAGACGCCGGTGCTGCGCCTGCTGGCCCAGGAGTTCAAGACGCGCTTCGTGTCCACCGCGAAGCTCGCCCAGGCCCGCATCGAGCCCGCGCTGATCGAGCGCGTGCCGGTGCGCCTGGCGGAGGGGTTCGACTTCATGCCCCTGCGGCTGGATGACGCGGGTGGGCTCTATGTCGCCATCGCCGAGCCTCAGCGACAGCGCGCGGTCGAGGAGATCTGCCGGACGGTGGGGGTGTCGCGCGTGCTGCCCTTCGTCGCGGTGCGGCGAGCGATCCGGGCGGCGATCCGCAAGCACTACTACGCGGACGCCCAGGCCTTCGAGCACATGCCGGATGACGACGCGTGTCCTCACTGCGGCGCGCCCATCATGGAGGGTGACTTCCAGTGCGCTCGGTGCGAGCTGCTCCTCGTGCGGAGCCCGGACGATCTTCCTCCCCGGGACAACGTCTCCCTGGTGCGAGCGCTGCTCACGTCGCCCGAGCGGCAGATGGCCCGGGAGGTGCCAGCGCCTCCGCACCTCGACAAGACCCGCGTCTCCTCGTTCTCGCCGGACGCGGCGGTCGTCGCGAGGATCCCGAGGATCATCGGTGGGCTGGACATCGCGGAGAAGCCGCTCAACCCGTTCGAGGCCTACATCCTGTCGTTCGTGGATGGCCGGACCTCCATCTCGGACATCGCCCGCATCACGTCCTTGAGCGGGGTGGAGCTGCACGCCATCTTCGAGTCGCTGGCGGAGCGAGGCATCACCCAGCTCGCAAGTCCTGCTCCCGCGCCCACCCGGAGTCCACCGCCGCCCGCGCCCGCCCGGAGCCCGTCACCGCCGCCCGCGCCTCCTCCCGCACCCGCGGCTCCCGCGGCTCCCAGGGGCGAGGATGCGACCCAGGGAGTGCTCCAGCGCGTCGTGCAGCTGGAGCGGAGCGGCAAGATAGAAGAGGCCATCGAGACGCTCGAGCGCGGCATCTCCCAGCAGCCCAGGCCCGCGCCGCTCTACAACCGGCTCGGGATGATCCTGCTGAACCAGCGGCGGGACTACGCCAAGGCCACGGCGCTCTTCCAGAAGGCGGCGGACCTCGACCCGGACAACAGCACCTACATGATGAACCTCTACACGGTGCTCAGCCTCAAGGCCGAGGCGACGAGTCCGGGGAAGAGGAAGGCGAAGCGGTGA